One part of the Pecten maximus chromosome 1, xPecMax1.1, whole genome shotgun sequence genome encodes these proteins:
- the LOC117323248 gene encoding uncharacterized protein LOC117323248: protein MLPSFRCQYMVDNLKLEWSLGSQKCQNSWTCADNASDVTNLCACDDVCKTYDDCCLDVDQDLDLHRDTFVSCQYIPEIKEKTYVYIVQTCPDRNDNGDLKTLCENGTFNDDITIRTPVSSVKTGLLYKNMYCAMCHHEDYITWRSGIDCTWRIDYYDRNYSLAALRNDSNCRIVFEPPPSPVGLEPRECLPLIDTCEETSNERCQAESRALVFGNTIYKNIHCALCNGEVLANLSCDPYSVNILPKNPNKRKPINYSYRLLVDLNALTSTGVSSARRASDRKDQRDLSDLCTDSWIFDPLAETCRQIFCVAPFVYKDRRCKLPSWEDTNNTKTRDEEQHMSCPFVRLNHSEYKIVNLDQVFVLSSGFIYSKNDSYIGEGFALVCVQELGNQSRLPESDSITLLFTSVESVLSVVCQCLSIVALSIGLTIYACFPKLQNIPGKNLICLMASLLLAQVLFILAPLFIDITHLCTLVAIVMHYAYLAAFFWMNVMAIDIFLTFSKGFAQSRTDSLQHFVWYSLYSWLAPAAIVCVAIIFDFTAIESDSKPKYGAVVCWISNSFALLYFFLVPLFALVFTNIVLFQFTARAIYVSDKETSRILKKRQTCKLLIYLKLSSVMGFTWGFACVAIFLDLPPFWYLFIIFNALQGVLVFLSFVCSTKVLRLLKSTRFCSCLKVCPTLHDIRTNSSNDRPSKSNRTVMSSITIKSSGNSESAC from the coding sequence ATGTTACCGTCTTTCAGATGCCAGTATATGGTTGACAATTTGAAGTTGGAATGGAGTTTAGGCAgtcaaaaatgtcaaaacagCTGGACCTGTGCTGATAACGCAAGTGACGTGACGAATCTTTGCGCGTGCGATGACGTATGTAAAACATACGATGACTGCTGTTTGGATGTTGACCAGGATCTCGATTTACATCGCGACACCTTTGTATCCTGTCAATATATACCGGAAATTAAAGAAAAGACTTATGTATACATCGTACAAACTTGCCCAGATAGGAATGATAATGGCGATTTGAAGACATTGTGTGAAAATGGAACATTTAATGATGACATCACGATTAGGACTCCGGTGTCGAGTGTTAAAACTGGCTTACTATACAAGAACATGTACTGTGCTATGTGTCACCACGAGGATTACATTACTTGGAGATCGGGAATTGATTGTACATGGAGGATTGACTATTATGACAGGAACTATTCTTTAGCTGCTTTACGAAATGATTCCAACTGTAGGATCGTTTTCGAACCGCCACCATCTCCGGTAGGTTTGGAACCAAGAGAATGTCTCCCACTCATCGACACTTGTGAGGAAACATCTAACGAAAGGTGCCAGGCAGAAAGCAGAGCTCTGGTATTTggtaatactatatataaaaacattcaCTGTGCGTTATGTAATGGTGAGGTTTTGGCCAACTTATCGTGTGATCCGTACAGTGTGAATATATTACCGAAAAATCCTAACAAACGGAAACCCATCAACTATAGTTATAGGTTACTGGTGGACCTTAACGCCCTGACAAGCACTGGTGTGTCCTCGGCCAGGAGGGCTTCCGACAGGAAAGACCAGCGGGACTTATCTGACCTCTGTACAGATTCCTGGATATTCGACCCTTTGGCTGAAACCTGCCGCCAAATATTTTGTGTTGCACCATTTGTATATAAAGACAGAAGATGTAAACTGCCATCGTGGGAAGATACAAATAACACCAAAACACGAGATGAGGAACAACACATGTCCTGTCCGTTTGTACGTCTCAACCATAGTGAATACAAAATCGTTAACTTAGACCAAGTATTTGTGTTATCTTCTGGATTTATTTACAGTAAGAACGACTCCTACATAGGAGAAGGATTCGCCTTGGTATGTGTCCAGGAACTCGGGAATCAATCACGTCTGCCGGAAAGCGATAGTATAACGTTACTTTTTACCAGTGTGGAGAGTGTTCTATCTGTGGTGTGCCAGTGTTTATCAATAGTTGCCCTGAGCATTGGACTGACGATTTACGCATGCTTtccaaaattacaaaatatcccCGGTAAGAACTTGATTTGTCTGATGGCCAGCCTTCTTCTGGCACAGGTGCTATTCATCTTGGCGCCGCTTTTCATTGATATTACCCATCTGTGTACCCTGGTGGCAATAGTGATGCACTATGCGTATCTGGCTGCATTTTTCTGGATGAATGTAATGgcaattgatatatttttaacgTTTTCAAAAGGATTTGCTCAGTCGAGAACTGACAGTTTGCAACATTTCGTTTGGTATTCATTGTACAGCTGGTTAGCGCCTGCTGCTATTGTCTGCGTGGCAATCATTTTCGATTTTACAGCAATAGAATCGGATTCGAAGCCTAAATATGGAGCGGTCGTCTGCTGGATTTCGAACAGCTTCGCATTATTGTACTTTTTCTTGGTTCCTTTATTTGCCCTGGTCTTCACGAATATAGTACTGTTTCAGTTTACGGCTAGAGCCATATACGTATCGGACAAAGAGACATCACGCATCCTAAAAAAACGACAAACATGCAAGTTGTTGATATATCTGAAGCTGTCTAGTGTCATGGGTTTTACCTGGGGCTTCGCCTGTGTCGCCATTTTCTTAGATTTGCCGCCATTTTGGTATCTATTCATTATTTTCAATGCCTTACAGGGTGTGCTCGTTTTTCTGTCATTCGTATGCTCCACAAAGGTTCTCCGTCTCCTGAAATCAACACGGTTTTGTAGTTGTCTCAAAGTTTGTCCTACCTTACACGACATACGTACAAACAGTTCAAATGACAGACCGTCCAAGTCGAACAGGACCGTGATGTCAAGCATCACCATTAAATCTAGTGGGAACAGCGAGTCGGCCTGTTAG